Part of the Paenibacillus sp. YPG26 genome, GATTATCCTGGTCATCGGAGCCTTAATGATTACTGCCGTTGTTAGATACATTAAGAAGCAGAGCAGAATTGTGAACGATGTTCAAAGCATGTACCTTCAAAATATAGACAGCCTGTTCACTACAATCAAGGAGTATCGGCATGATTTCGTGAATCATATCTTCGCGCTCACGGGACTTGCGAGAATTAAGAAATATGATGAGCTTGAAGCATACCTTCACAGCCTCAACCATATTAATAAATCGCTTAATGACATTATTGATATTCAGGTTCCCGCGTTCAATGGGCTTATTCAGGCCAAAGTGGCTCAGGCGCTGGAACGGAAAATTAACTTTGAGTATTATTTCTCGGGGTTTGAGCTGTTGGATCTGGATATATTAAAAATTACGAACCTTGTCCGCATTACCGGGAATCTGGTTGATAATGCGTTCTATGCCGTTCAGGATATGGATGAAGCTGAACGGAGAGTGGAAGTGATAGCGCGGGTTGAGCACAAGAAACTAACTATTCAGGTTCGCAATAATGGTGAACCCATACCGGAAGAGCTCAGAGAGCGGATCTTTGATCATGGATTCACGACAAAGCCCAAGACCCGGAACAGTGGTCTGGGTCTCGCGATTGTAAGAAAGCTTGTTGAGGGCTATAATGGGCGGATTACACTTGAGAGCAGCAGCGAATATACCTGCTTCAAGATCGACATTCCCCTTAGCCCCAAAGAAATGCATGGGTTCGCTTGATTGAGGAGACACCACCGCTGGAACCGAAGCCCGGGAGCATATTCCCGGGCTTCCTTGCAATAGATCAGAACAACAATGCCTGCCGTTTGCTCAGGAAAGGGGAACTTCACAACATGAAATCTGTACTCAAAGGTGGATTCTCCACTGAGTTATTGTATATTCTGGGGATTATCGCCATCTCGTCTGCGGCCATCTTTGTGAAATGGTCACAGGCTGAGGTATCGGTTATTGCCATGTACCGCATGTTCATTACAGACCTCTTGTTAATTCCGCTGTTATGGAAATACAGAACTGAATTCTCTCAGCTGACTCTGCGGCAGCTCGGTATGCTGTCAGTCTCGGGAATTGCGCTAGGGCTGCATTTCCTACTGTGGATGGCGTCACTTCGGTACACTACGGTGGCCAGTTCTACAGTCATACTGACCTTAGAGCCGATTATCGTTATGCTCGGTTCATTCTATTTGTTCCGCCTGCGTTCTAATCTTGCCATGAGATTAGGCATGGCTGTGGCGCTGGCCGGCTCGCTAGCCATCAGCATTGGGGATTTCACCTTATCGGGCTCCGCTTTAGCCGGGGATATTATGTCATTTCTTAGTGTACTTGCAGTATCTGCCCATCTTCTGATTGGTAAGCGGATGCGGGAGAAGACCAGTGCCTATGTGTACAATTTCAGTGTCTTTGCCTTTGCGGGGATATTTCTGGCTGCCTACAATGCCGTCAATGAGATTCCGTTTGGAGGGTATTCGGAGAGAGAGTGGGGATTATTCCTGCTTCTAGCCTTGATTCCAACCTTGTTCGGTCATTATTTATTCAATTGGCTGCTGAAGTATATGAACGCTTCTGCCGTGTCCATGGCGGTTCTAGGGGAACCGGTGGTGGCTTCCTTACTTGCCTGGCTGCTGCTGAATGAGAGACTGACCTGTCTGCAGCTCATTGCCGGGGTGTTCATTATTGCTGGGGTCTGGGTGTTTATCCGCTATGGCAGGGAGACGGACAGGAGCTGAAGAGCAAGCCCGGGCATACTCTCAAGCTTGATCTCCGCAGATCCTGTCAAATAGCTGAATATTTAAAAGAAGGAGCCCACGGTCTGATTGCCGGGGCTCCTTCTTTTCACGATCCCTGCCTTAATCCGCGCTTCCCACTAAGGACGGGCAGCTCGGACTTCAGGCGAAATTAAGGGTACGGCCGGTCTCGACAAGGGTCTTGATATTGCTGAGAATCATCGGCCAGCTCTTCAGACTCCCTTCATAGGAAGGGTCATTGGCGTGCCACTCATCGTGAATGAGAACCAGCTTTGTTACACTTCCAACAGGCTCAAGCAGCCAGCTGATCCGCGATTCATAGTTCTCTGCGTTCGGCTCCTTGAGATAGGAAGGTCCGACCCTGTGTGTGAACCGAAATGCCTTCTGCGGGGTGAACTCGAGTATCGTGCCGAACACATGAAGTGTCTTCTCACCATCGCTGCCTGGGCCGATGTATTCCAGCAGGTCCCCTTCCTTGAATGTGGAGTGAATGACGCTGCCATAGTAAATCTGCTGCACCTGATGCGGAGCAACCAAAGCTTCCCAGACCTCTTCAGGTGAGCCGCCGATATACATTTCATATTTCAGATCTTGCATGTCCATTATACCTCCTTGATTCATGATTCTACCCAGCTGCATATGCCGAGTATCTGGGCCAAGTATAGTACAAGATCACTGCCAGCTGCTGTCAGTTAAGATCATTCTTCTCATAATGATGCAGCATACCCTTGAGGATTTCGACCATCCTCTTCTGCAGACTCGCGGGTTCAAGTATGGTAATTGCCTTTCCGTAAGATAATAGGAAATAGGGCGCGAAGCTCTGAATGGACTCCTCTGTTAATCTGAACAAAATTTCGCCGGGTCCCCGCCTGGTTAGCGTGTGAGCGAACAGCCAATGCCTGCTTAGCTCATTCAGCGCTTCCTCCTGACCGGATATCCGTACATGTACGAGGTCCGGTTCCTCCTTGGATCCGGGAAGCAGGGAGTTCATGAAGAACTGGCTTGCCGAGAAGGATTCAGGGTGCCTGAAAGTCTGCTCGGTAACCGTCAACGTCTGAATTCGGTCTACCCGAAAGCTCCGGATCTCACTGCGGTGGTGACAGTAGCCGACTACGTACCAGTTCCCTTTCCACTGAACAAGCCCATATGGATCAAGAAGACGCTCCTTGGCCGATCCTTCGTGACTTCTCATATAGACCATATGAAGGGTGCAGCCTTCCGCCGCACAGGTGCTCAACAGCTGAAGATGTTCCTCGAGCTTCTCCGATGAAGGTGTGATGACTCCGATCCGGTTCTCATGGAGCATCACCTGCTGAAGCTGCTCCGGCCCAATATACGTTTTGAGCTTGGAGATGGCCCGGTTCAGGATATCGGGAAAAGGATACCCGGCATCCTGCGCGAACTGTGCAGCCTGAACAAGACTTTTCTGCTCGTCAGGATCGAAGAGCAGCGGGACAGAGTTGAAATGTTCCATCAGCCGGTACCCGCCATGATGCCCGGTATCCGCTGTAATAGGAACCCCGCTGGCACACAGTGAATCGATATACCTGTAGACCGAACGGACGCTGATCTCCAGTTCCTCTGCAAGCTCACGTGCCGTAATTCTTTTGCGGGTCTGAAGAATCCATAATATTGACATCATATAATCAGCTTTCGCCACTTAAGCATGCACCCTCTTCATTTGGCTGGGGTCATCAGTGAACCCTTCTGTCTCCATATTCCACATGCATCCGGAGTTTCCTTTGCGGACGATGGAATTAGGACTATAGAGACAGTTCGGTCTCACTATAGCTCCCGCTGTGATACAATGCACACGCTTACTTTCAGGGTATATAATACAATAAAGCTATAACTTCATAAGTAGGGGGAGTATATATGAAGGTCAAAGATTTCATGATTACGAATCCCGTTACGGTCAGCAGTACAACAACCCTGAGGGAGCTGCTTCAGAAGCTGGTGGATAAGCGAATTGGCGGAGCTCCTGTTGTGAACGACCAGAGCAAGCTGCTTGGCATGATTAGTGATGGAGATGTCATCCGCTACCTTAAGCCAAGCACGGGCCGTGTATATGACTTCTTCAGCTATGTGATCCAGACCGAGACAGAATCACTGGACAGCTCTGTGATGAACAAGCTTGAGACCTCGGTTGGCAAGGTTATGGTCAGCAAAAATTTATTTACGGTATCCCCGGAGGATCCTCTGGAAAGAGCGATTGAAATTCTGGGCAAGCACCACTTCAAGAAAATTCCGGTCGTTGACCCGCAAGGGACGATCGTGGGTGTAATCAGCCGGGGAGACGTGCTTCGCCAGCTGGTCAACTCCTTCGTTCTTAACCCTTGAACCGGGTTGATACTCAAGAGACCTTGGCACCTCCATTTGGTGCCAAGGTCTTTCTTTATAAACCCGAATATTACAAGCGCACACAATCAATGTAACAAACAAGCAGATTTATCAATCTGATTTCTTGTCCTTATTCATCTCTATTCGTTCTCCCAGCGCTTGAAATACCTCGTCAATCGTTTTTATCCGCTCCTCAACTCTTTTTGCCGCTGCATCCAAGGTGAAACCATCATCAAGCAGTTCTTTTACCAGAATAATTTTCTTAATGCTCATATAGTCGTATTTTCGGGTCGATCCTTCACCCTCTTTTACAGAGTGGATCACGCCTTTTTCTTCCCAATATCGAATTTGCCGCTGCGGAACCCCCGTTATATCGGACACTTCGCCTATGCCAATGACTAATTTTTTTAACAAGGCCAGATCAAGCATAGGATCTATTGATTCTTTCATCATGTTCACCCTTTGAATTCAATTATTGTAATTAGTCTACAATATGTGAATGCTGTTAACAACTTTAGTTATATTATTGACTTAAATTGTAGATATGTTACAATTTGCGAAGAAATATTACATTAAATATTTTTAATTTACTGAGGAGAGGGGGGCAATTAGGCTTGGCAGATTGTATGAATTAACTCGACATCATTTATAAAACAGTCCGATGGATAAGGTCGACGATCTTAGAGCTTGAAGAAAAAAATAGATGAGGTGTAGAACATGGATCATGCGGCAGTAGAAAATGTGATAGATGAGCAGGAGTATCGCCAAGTATTGAAGCGGATGTTGGAACTTGTATCTGTACCTGATGGTTATGCTTTGAGGCATGTACAATGCCAACAACAGAATAGCAACGATGTATGGGTTGTTCGTTATGAGAAAGATTCAGGAGACAATAGTGGCTTAGGTGGAGAGCATTACTCCTTTGTTGTGCAGAAAAATAATCATAAGCTTCTCGGAATCACTTGGATGGACGCGAGTCTCTCATACGGCAACCTTCCCTCCAAGGAGGAAACGGAAGAGCTGGCTAAATCTTTTTTGAACAAAATAGAGCCAGGGCTGTTTGAACGGCTGGAACATAAATGGACCGATCTTCATCAAGAAACGATTCATGTTAAGAACCGCGATGGGGACCATGAGGAAGTGATCGTGACTGGAATGAAATACAAATGCTATTTAAGAGATGAGCAAAATTATGCCTGGGTTATATTTGGCCCCGGGGGACAACTGATCACGTTTGAACAGGGAATCATCTGGGAGGGAGGCAGAGTTACGGAAAAATGGCTCCACGATAGTTGGCTTGAGCAAGAGAATCACACGTTATCGTAGTACTCCTCGATTGACTATGTGGAAAAGGAGTAAGTTCACCTTATGAAAATTAAAGTTCTCGTACTGACGATTGCTGCCTTCACCGTCGGTCTTGTGGAATTGATCATAGGCGGTGTACTGCCGCAAATTGCCGGTGACCTAAGCGTCCCTGTCAGTACGGCCGGTCAGCTCATTACAGCTTATGCCCTTGTATATGCCATATCTGGTCCTGTACTTATCGCACTGACGTCCAAGGCCGAGCGCCGTAAGCTGTATTTATGGTCATTGGTTGTTTTTGTCCTCGGAAGCCTGCTTGCTTTTTGGAGCCCGAATTTTGGTGTCCTGCTGATTTCACGTTTTGTTACGGCGGCCAGCGGCTC contains:
- a CDS encoding SRPBCC domain-containing protein, which gives rise to MQDLKYEMYIGGSPEEVWEALVAPHQVQQIYYGSVIHSTFKEGDLLEYIGPGSDGEKTLHVFGTILEFTPQKAFRFTHRVGPSYLKEPNAENYESRISWLLEPVGSVTKLVLIHDEWHANDPSYEGSLKSWPMILSNIKTLVETGRTLNFA
- a CDS encoding DMT family transporter, yielding MKSVLKGGFSTELLYILGIIAISSAAIFVKWSQAEVSVIAMYRMFITDLLLIPLLWKYRTEFSQLTLRQLGMLSVSGIALGLHFLLWMASLRYTTVASSTVILTLEPIIVMLGSFYLFRLRSNLAMRLGMAVALAGSLAISIGDFTLSGSALAGDIMSFLSVLAVSAHLLIGKRMREKTSAYVYNFSVFAFAGIFLAAYNAVNEIPFGGYSEREWGLFLLLALIPTLFGHYLFNWLLKYMNASAVSMAVLGEPVVASLLAWLLLNERLTCLQLIAGVFIIAGVWVFIRYGRETDRS
- a CDS encoding YafY family protein; translated protein: MMSILWILQTRKRITARELAEELEISVRSVYRYIDSLCASGVPITADTGHHGGYRLMEHFNSVPLLFDPDEQKSLVQAAQFAQDAGYPFPDILNRAISKLKTYIGPEQLQQVMLHENRIGVITPSSEKLEEHLQLLSTCAAEGCTLHMVYMRSHEGSAKERLLDPYGLVQWKGNWYVVGYCHHRSEIRSFRVDRIQTLTVTEQTFRHPESFSASQFFMNSLLPGSKEEPDLVHVRISGQEEALNELSRHWLFAHTLTRRGPGEILFRLTEESIQSFAPYFLLSYGKAITILEPASLQKRMVEILKGMLHHYEKNDLN
- a CDS encoding MerR family transcriptional regulator, with product MMKESIDPMLDLALLKKLVIGIGEVSDITGVPQRQIRYWEEKGVIHSVKEGEGSTRKYDYMSIKKIILVKELLDDGFTLDAAAKRVEERIKTIDEVFQALGERIEMNKDKKSD
- a CDS encoding CBS domain-containing protein: MKVKDFMITNPVTVSSTTTLRELLQKLVDKRIGGAPVVNDQSKLLGMISDGDVIRYLKPSTGRVYDFFSYVIQTETESLDSSVMNKLETSVGKVMVSKNLFTVSPEDPLERAIEILGKHHFKKIPVVDPQGTIVGVISRGDVLRQLVNSFVLNP